TGTGACAGGTCTACTATTAGATCAGTTACTGCTTGGGATTGATCGACTAAACTCTGACTAGAAGAATCGGTCATTGTTGTTTCTGGTTAGAGAAGGTTGAGAAATGTATTCTAGCAAATGATGATTGCAGAAAAAATGGGCTAAACTTTTAGACTGAAACCCCCTCTGATATCATCTAAaattataggaagaaaaatatttttcattttcttactTTCTGTGTAATAGGATACAAGAATTATATAGTACAAGATATTATCAATTATGTCTATGATTATACTATCAATTATCGCCTATAATCACGTTAGGATTATGCTAACTATGATAACGTTAATTACTGATTAATTACAATTATGGTAGAATATTCTTTTCAACAGCGAGCACCCATCACCTCACTTTTTTTTTCAGATTTAATCAATTACaacacaattttattttttgatcgcatcattaatattaattaaattttatcaataattaattattttttattggttGCCTGTATTATTGCTaaggtaaataataataattaaaaaaaattaaaggccTTGTCAATCTCTATTTATGTAATTTGATGAGGACTTGGAGAAAGCTTCTGTTCAATGTATGAAGTTCATTATCATAGAGgaatatactaaaattttagtcaATTTGGCACTTGTTATTGAGTGACTCTTGCTTTCTTTCCTGTCTCTAACTTCACTTTTTAACATTAGGTGCTTGTTTATGCAATCGCTGACGATTTTAATGCCacgaaattataaaaatctttagTTCAATTTCAAGAAAATTACATgtagaatttttctttttcattaattaataaaaaaaacacttAAATAATGAATTAGATAGTGAAAATAAATCGTAGATTCTATATAGTGAAATTCCACTTATTTGTGAGTAGTCATTGTAGAGTGTCAAACTCATAtaataatttgtttattttaataatttttagattaattttaaaattttttatttttatattgattTGATTATTATGATTAGGTAAAccaattaattgaaataattaattttttattaattaatacgttattattaattttattaattgattaaaaatgtTTAGTTTTAAATTGTTCTTTTATTAACAAGAAATCATTTGTATTTTTGGATAAACAAATTTATATACcttttcattaataataaaaaaaatattttttattttatcaactaTTCATTTGTAATTGATAACCAACTgaataattctttttaattttgattcagttttattttttgtaattataatttaatttgattactattttaaaaatgattgtaaatttaatGGGAAATTTACAATTTAGCCTCTGactattatcattattaataagtcaacttcttcttcttctttttaagaacgttttaatagatataagaaaagataagaactatttcattgataaaaagaaatactaagaatattttaatagatatgagaaaagataagaacgttttaatagatttctgaaaatatagggactgacttgttaataatagtaatattcaaGAACTaaataaggagttttattttagggcaaaattggattttaaaaatttttcctttcatactttatctatttttaatgaaaaagatgACAAAAGAACTATTTTgttaatggaaagaaaagttaagaacgttttaataagtttctaaaaatataggaactgacttgttaataatgataatattcatagactaaattgtaaatctctcaaattttatttGTCCAAAAATTGATTTAGTGCAATCAAACAAATTCATACCAAataattaaaggaaaaaaaaaaagaagataacCAAATGAatctgatatatatatataattttatattttaaacaaataaatGACTGATTATTTAgggttataaatatatattggtAATTGAATaggattaagataaataaaatctCATTAGCATGTAAAAGCGAATGAAAAAAATCATTCATATCTTgatcaaaaaaatttttttttcttcagaaGAGAATtagtcttaaattttattataaatttatatcagacctcacttttatatttttacagcTGACGTCTGATAGAAatccaaaataattttttaaaaaaaaattttaaaacgcacgacttaaaaaaatataatgagaGTCGCaagtttaattataaaattcgagataaaaatttaaaaatgcatGACTTTAAAAGATAGAATGAGAACTGTAGATCTGATAACAAAATTcaagataaaaattttaagatttaattatacattttaattattttttaaaatatttttataattttatatattaaaatttttttctattaaaaatgatatttttttattatttaaaatattttttaattttttaaaattctaatttttttaacttttcatttttattattttattttagttaaacaTTATTAGCTAAAacttttaatcaaatttaatcaGTTATGTATCAAGTTTAAATTGAGAATTCTTATTTGCCATCAATCTAAGCTGATAAGTAATGGatccaaagaaagaaaaataaggatggagaaaattataaaaaaaaaaaaaagcataggTCATAAAGGTAACGAATAGAAATGGGATTGAAATTCCACAGCAAAAATGATTAGGCAATTCAATCCTTGAACAGTTAAAAAGCAAAGCAAAGCAGAAAGGAAGAGATCAAAATTGGAGTCAAGTCATAATAAAACACAACACAACAGTTACCACAGTATCAGCTACAGCTACAGAGGCAGCAGCTGTTCTTGGATtggttttcttttcctttttctttgggTTTTGACTTTTTTTACTCCATTTCTTTTCTGccataatattaaaaatctttTAACTCCAGCTGGAaaacaaaaaaatcaaatcattcaatcccattttcattaatttattacttaatttttcatCTATCCCTCTCATCAATCATGATTTGATCCCAATCTCTCTTTTTACCAAAACCCCACTTCTCCATCACTCTCCTACTCTTAAAAGGTGTTTAGTGCATGCTTAACCTACCCATTCTCTCCCACCTTTAAGAAGATAAGATTTGATTAATGTTTGATACCCATTTGTCCAAAATCTTATACAATCTCGTTTTCAGTTGAATTAATAATTAGCAATAAAAGTTTAATAGGCATTGAGAGATAGAAAAGGCAACAACACAAGAGGGTAAAAAGGTAAAAACAAACAAAGATATAAAAAAGTTGGGTAAAATTGAAAGATAATAGATACCCATTTGTCCAAAATCTTGTATAATTTGGTTCCAAAAATATCAGAGTCTGAGAACCTCCAAAATGGTCCATAGTTCCAAACTAAAGCCACCAAAACAAGGAGAAAAGGGACCCTGTGAAAAGGAAAAGACGAGGAAGCAAAACATACCTTATACCCACTCCGACTATCCTTTCTCTCCCAATGTAAACCCACAGCAGCAAAAAGCCAAATCTCCCCTCAAttttaactctatttttttataataaaagcaAATGCCCTAAACAGAATTCTCCCCAACACCACCAAAGTTCATCCACATATAAAAGTTGCCCATTATGACTCATATCTTTTAATATGTCAATAAATATTTTTGGGACACTTTTGCCCCTTCATTAGGACGATTTCTAGTTAGTGATTGTATGAGGTGTGAAGGATATTCCAATTTCACTTCATCATGTATCATCTCTACTTCAACAATGAACCATTTTAATAACTTTGGAATAAAAGTGAAGAAGATAAACTCATCTCCCACATCAAACTAAGGCAGCGTTTGGCTGCTTGAGGATCTAAAAAAGCCACATCCATTTACAAAAAGTTTAGAACTAAACAAAAGTGGGGATATTCCCTTCTACATCAAAATTACCCATATCTTCTCCTTCCCTCTTTTTGTATCCCCCAAAATTCTCCACATTAAAAACCCTACTAAACCCAAAAATAAAGATGAAATTTTTTAGAgaaaaaccttttttttttttatctttgtgTCGTTACCCTACTAATTTAGCTTTCCAGATTTTCTTTTGCATGACTTTTACAAGTTTAGAACTCTCTGGGGTCAACAAAAATGGACGTGCCCGGGGGTGATTTAGTCCAGTCACCGATGGACCCGTCACTGTAGTCCTCCCCAAGCCTCTTGATGCACCATAAGTCCTCAGCGCATGATAGCATGTTCCAGTGTGGAATTCCTAACTTAAGCGGTTCGCGACTTGACACCTCCGTGGCCACCACCCCACACCCACTCTCCTTCGCCAAGTTGTGCGCATATGCACACAACGCCTTTATCATCTTCACTGCGCGCGGGCCTTCACCGCCAAGACCGTATAGAAAATGCAACCCAAACGGCCGGAACACCTCAGGCACCGATGGTAATCTCAGAAACGGCAACGCCTTGTCAACCATTCTCGTTGTAGTGGCGAAAGTGCGCTTCACGCGCGACACTCCACGGACTTCCAGTCTAAACACGTCCTTACAGTTCCACACGCTTAGCACGGCCCAAGATTCAGGCGGGTTGAATAAAAACTTATCAATCCCGGGCCAGGAATCTGATTTATAACTATCACGCGGCACGGCCAGGAAGGTGCCCAAGCTGAGTTTATTATTAAGCACTGAGTCAATGTCGCGGGGGAAAAACTCGGTGGTGGAGAAACGGCGTCGATAGAGTAATTCAGCATCATGAGAGTCGAGTTGGAAGATGGTGACTCTGTTTGAAATGGGGATTCTGTGAGCGAAAACTGGATTGACGAGGATGGAAGGCGTACGGAACTTAGAGTAACCGCATTTATCAGTGAACAGCTGAACGGATGCATGGTTGTCGTTTTCAGTTGCTAAGTAAGAATATTCAGCTCCGTTTTCGCGAAACCACTCCTCCATAGTGCGAACCAATTTTAAGCCAATTCCCATTCTCCTGCgttaggagaaaaaaaaaataaaataaattatatatataattagtttctgaaatttaaattcaatactagtgcaatatttaatatttaattaaatatttaatatttaaaatatttaattagttttgAGTAGGGAGTTACTACTAAAATAAAGTGAAGTAAATGTCATTAAGGCCCAATAATTGGGAGGCAATGGTTgtttaatgataataattattagagTTGTCGTTTTATGCTTCCGGGGAATTGGAAACGCAgaattttaatgatattaatGAAATGAGAAAAACGATGTCGTATCATATGAACTGAAATAAAAGTTATGGACTTCAGCTTACCGATGAGAAGGAGAGACCCGAAGGCCTAAGATGTAAGCTAGTTTGGTGTAAACTGGGAGAGGCTTCGGAGGGTCATTAGTGGTGGTGGTGGCGGCGGCGGCAGAGATTTTGACTTGTCTGGATAGCTTTTTGCCACATGTAACGGTTTTGATGCAACCTCTTATCATCCCCACTATCTCCTCACCCAGCTCCGCCACCTATATTCAATAAAGAAAACCCACACATCAGAAAAAGAAAGATTATaccatttattattttaatatatatatataataccaAAACTCAATGGATCAGTACttattgctttttttttcttttttaaaaagagaaaaaaaaaaaaggaagttattgattattataatttcaaaatggAAAAGGAACACACGTAAAAACGAAATGGGGGTGTTACGGTGATTGTTTGTTTATGGCAAAAATGAGAAAAAGGATTACAAGCAGAAAAGGACAAATGAGTGGAAAATGGACAAGTATGGTATTGTGGGTATGTACCAGCATGAGGAAAGCAGGGGAATGGCGGACCCTGCAAATTGGGTCACCCAATAGGTCGGTGAAGAGAGAGAGCTTCCCGCTGGGACCAACTTCACATCTTCTTTCCACTTCTTCAACACCAACTCCATCTCTGCTCGGATCAAACTCTCTCACAACTATCATTCTCTCTTCCCCCATATCAATATTATCAAAACAAATTCACAGGCGACAAACAACAAGCAACAGGTGAGCTTCTTCGGTTCCTGGTGGGGATGAGggttttgttatatatatatatatagagatagGAGGTTGAGAGTGAAGAATAACAATAATAACGTGTGAAAGAAGCAAGGAAGAAGGAACAGAGGCTAAGCTATGACTTCGAAATTAGCGAAACCagatagagaaaataaaaaaaaatggaggaTTTTGAACAGCTCATCATACGTATCATAACAACTCACAGAACACACCCAAGAGAAAAGGGGAAAatggaaaataaagaaaacccAATAAGGGAATTACAAACGTGAGCTCGTtttagcttcttcttcttcttttttttcctagCTGCCCTGTTTAGGCAAGCGAATAGTTCTTCATTGCAGAGAAACAAGTGCCCTCATGGTGCCTATAAATACCTGATTTCAGGGCttgctttccttttttttactaaataaataaattctctcTCTAGAATCCACTcgcttattaatttttttatagtataaaaattaaaattagtgcTTTTGAAGTCCCAGTCCCTGTCCCTTGTATATCTCTTTCTGTAGGAGAAGTGACAagtactaataataataataattattattattatttatttttgaaaaagatGGTAATGTTAATGGGAAGtgaaataataatagtaataataataataatggaaaTAAAAGGGGCCAGACGAGCAAATGGCGGCTATGGCTGCGCAGTCTTGTGGGTGTAGTTTTGTATTCTCTCTTcattttaatcatttatttcTATGGAAAGAGGCGTTCCCATCATGACCCCATTTGTAATCATTACCTTTTTACTCCTCTCTTCTTTCACTTAACCTTCCATCAATCATGCATGATCTTCATCACATCATATATACCCATGCCATGCAGTTCATTCACATaccaattatttttaaaaatttaatatatttttttagaaaaagaagAGGGTAAGGGAATAGAAAAAAAGGGGATAAGAGAGAAAGGGGAATGGGTACGTGGGCAAGTCCCAGGAATTTCGGTCGTTGATATTATGAGTGGGGCTGCAAAAGCGGCATTTCTTCTCTCTACAAATTAAAACTGTGAAAATTgcgttttttatatttatatttttaaaaatatttatttttttttggcttAATTAAATAATCCAACGGTGCATAATAACAAACTTTCACTACTATTAATactctcatttttattttattcatcatCATTATCCACAATCTATAAATGGACGGCCACGATCCACTCTCAAGATTTCTCCCACTCCCCATCTTTCCACTTTTTCATCAAAGGGTTGGAAAATTAGAATGTTGAATGCAAAATTTCTCCGTATGACGCATCCTTATCATTGGTGATGCAGCTCAATCTACAACCTTCGTTGTCTCGATCGTCTTGTTGTTTCTTTCTATCATTTTCATTGTGAGATTGGACGGTTTATGATAAGAGATCCGCATAGTTGCTGATGGAAAGCAGTAACATTCTGCCAATTTATTAAGAATAGCCTTTActgttaattaataattaatatcagtGAGCATGCAACGGCtaccaataataataattattattattattactattttataTAGGATTAATGAAAATGACTTAAAATTATTGGTGATTTATTTAGAGATTGGAAAATGAAAGGCAGGCCATGACAAAGGCATAAGAAGCCTTGATTTGACATACCATacgattattatatatataaaaatatttttcatgtattattatttatttattatttataaaaattagagttttttattattttaaaaaattaaattttaaagtgtaAAAGTTTAGGAAATATTTTTATgcgtaaattaataaaaaaaaagcatctaacaaatatatatatagttttggGTAGATAGATAACGAGAAGTAGGGCAAGTGGGTCCCTACATTCGAAGTGGTCCCACCGAAAAATCTACGTGGGCTTGTCTCTTTTGAAAGTTGTTTGATTTTGACTTCTCTCCAATGAGAAACCAGCAATTATTGTATTTAACAAAGTTTTTTAATGTGTTTCTAACAGTGATGGGTTTGCCACTTAGCTACTGTcccaatttttttataaaattaaaatatttaaaattctttatatttgttatacaattaattttaattaaaaatttatattaatatctcAGAGGAATTGCTGCTAATAGTGATATTTTGCTAATTAAATCCTTACCAAAGATGTTAACATGCATGCcaaacaattgaaaaaaaaaaaaactttggcagtattaaataattaattatatcatcTGGGTGAAGTTAGTTATTGCTTAAAATAATCAAGTTCACAAACTTTgtcctattaaatttataaaacatacttatttttctttaagaGAGCAAACTTTTCAGGGAAATTTGGATTTTTTCCATGATTTTGAAATGTCAATGAATTACCAAATGCCACCCATCAACTTTAGAGCTggacataaaataattaatatagctTGGTGAACCAAATTTCACTTAGttagtctttttttttattaagaacttttttttatgtttatatttcaTCATGTACTCTAGTTATAATTTCTATTTTCCATGATAGATTATATTCATGCAAGCATAATTTTTCTATTGAAAGAAGCATCACACTAATTTCATACAATAATTAGTATTtctattgaaattctcatccatctaataaaattttattaatttaaatttaattatgaaatttattataattttaattaatacgtCATTTTGTCCATCGTTGACCTTTTTCATGTATAAAAACATAGGATAAGTTACTTCCAATACAAGATATTAGATACTGTTTATTTGTCTTGCGCACGTTAGCATTCATAAGgaaaatgatatatatatatatatatatatatatatatatgaaaaatctcATACTATATTGATAAAGTCTTTTTTAATTAAGGAAAATGAAACTGAAAATGATTAAGATGGAGATAGAATGATGACGACAATGACGATGATAGTAATTATATCAAGATGATAGCAAAATTTGAagataatgataatttaataaaaaagaaaataaatagaaaataattaaaaatcaatcggatattttttatttatatcaaatttatattaatttataatataaatatataaaattttatgtgaTTCTCAAACAAATTCCACTTAATATAAACTCGGCTTAGATAAGATTTTACTCTTTATTGAAATGATAGTGCGTCAAAAATGGAGAAGCATATCTCGTAAAATATACAAAGCTATtggaaaatataaatataatgagATTAGAATAAAGTAACATGAAATAATTAAACAAGTGATGATGAGAGATTCTTACAGAAGATTAAACAATTGTAAGATGCTTTAGATGATACTAAGAAATCTACCAACATTTTACCGATCATATTATTCCATGTCTAGATGATTGTCGAGGGTTCCATATGCGAGATTTTGGAATGGATGGATAGAGATATTTATTAATTGGTGGTGATAATTTCTATAATCAAATTCCAGTAAAAAAGCAGCAAAGAAAGAAGACACCTTGATTTATTGACTAAGCTGAGAAGAATAATTCTTGGGGATGAGCTAATAGTGTCTGTCTCCTGTTGAAGATATGGTTCCGAATCTTACTTATTTAAGACTCTGCATGAAAAAGCTTTGATCGGATCGTGACGAAAGAGATGACGGGCACGATAATCATAATATAAACACATGATTCTTGCGAAGTTTTTGGCTTTTGCTCCATTTTCTTCTTTCATCAaccttttttcaaatttatatataatcattGTTTATGTCGATAATGGGATCAAGAGACCAATGCTTATTTCTCCACGATTTGTTCTCTACTCACCAATCATCTTATTCTACACAATTGCTAGACCTAGCTAGGAGATGAGGACCACGTACATAGCTTCCTGTGAACAGAAACCCTAATATCAAGAAGAAAAGGTtgtaataaaactaaaaacttgataaaaataaagaagaagaacatGGGTACTGGACACGTATCATGTTAACATGTTTCACCCAGATGATAAATAACATGAAGAGCTGAGACAGTTAAGAGACAAATGCCGAGACAGTTGCCTCGAAATGATAATTGAAAGAGATCTTGTTTCCTTTTTCTTGTGTAATTTTTAGCTTATGATCCGTACAAACCTCTTTTATATCCCATCATTTACAAATGAATAATGGTTCCAAAGCACAACCAAGATTGTAGGGCCAATATGAAACATCAAGTCCTCACATTAGGTTATGTCTCTTTTTGGACATCACATGCAtgcttcaaatatatatatttttttatttaggaCATGGTGAAATTAAAGTAGCTATGCTTGTCCAAAAATTTTCAAACCCTAGCAGCTAGTTGGTAGCCAACATGAAAGACTAGATTAATTAACAAGTAGGCAACATGTTCACCATCATCTTGCAATTTGTCTTGCCCAGTGGGAACGATAATATAACAatgtttttcttgttttttttttgtgctaatgggttttattatataataattaatcattaCAGTTggatgttaattaattaattagggaTTTTAAGCTCACTTTCTGCAAGTTGACCCACCAAAGGTTAAAGCTAATTATATGAGTTGATGGAGTGGCTCGAGGAATTAATGATATTACGTGGAATtagtttgctttcttttcttttcttttcttttattaattagtttaaatattattttttacaatttaattgtGCAAGTCTTTATTAAActttaatcaaataattttttatg
This genomic interval from Manihot esculenta cultivar AM560-2 chromosome 12, M.esculenta_v8, whole genome shotgun sequence contains the following:
- the LOC110627436 gene encoding probable N-acetyltransferase HLS1 isoform X1 — its product is MGEERMIVVREFDPSRDGVGVEEVERRCEVGPSGKLSLFTDLLGDPICRVRHSPAFLMLVAELGEEIVGMIRGCIKTVTCGKKLSRQVKISAAAATTTTNDPPKPLPVYTKLAYILGLRVSPSHRRMGIGLKLVRTMEEWFRENGAEYSYLATENDNHASVQLFTDKCGYSKFRTPSILVNPVFAHRIPISNRVTIFQLDSHDAELLYRRRFSTTEFFPRDIDSVLNNKLSLGTFLAVPRDSYKSDSWPGIDKFLFNPPESWAVLSVWNCKDVFRLEVRGVSRVKRTFATTTRMVDKALPFLRLPSVPEVFRPFGLHFLYGLGGEGPRAVKMIKALCAYAHNLAKESGCGVVATEVSSREPLKLGIPHWNMLSCAEDLWCIKRLGEDYSDGSIGDWTKSPPGTSIFVDPREF
- the LOC110627436 gene encoding probable N-acetyltransferase HLS1-like isoform X2 codes for the protein MIRGCIKTVTCGKKLSRQVKISAAAATTTTNDPPKPLPVYTKLAYILGLRVSPSHRRMGIGLKLVRTMEEWFRENGAEYSYLATENDNHASVQLFTDKCGYSKFRTPSILVNPVFAHRIPISNRVTIFQLDSHDAELLYRRRFSTTEFFPRDIDSVLNNKLSLGTFLAVPRDSYKSDSWPGIDKFLFNPPESWAVLSVWNCKDVFRLEVRGVSRVKRTFATTTRMVDKALPFLRLPSVPEVFRPFGLHFLYGLGGEGPRAVKMIKALCAYAHNLAKESGCGVVATEVSSREPLKLGIPHWNMLSCAEDLWCIKRLGEDYSDGSIGDWTKSPPGTSIFVDPREF